The following proteins come from a genomic window of Streptomyces liliiviolaceus:
- a CDS encoding DUF6197 family protein, with the protein MSTALHHPAPADLAGLDALGTPTGDTYDAHDTYDAHDTYDAHDTYDAHATYDARDDARDDACDDEVFRRGALLIARHGWCQGQGLLYVGAPHAPQAASLVGALAWAATGDAESCGPRVRAALATVRRRLDPAGSALFSDWELLCAWNDAPARTRDETVALLLGSARS; encoded by the coding sequence ATGAGCACAGCCCTGCACCACCCCGCCCCCGCAGACCTCGCCGGCCTCGACGCCCTCGGCACACCGACCGGCGACACGTACGACGCGCACGACACGTACGACGCGCACGACACGTACGACGCGCACGACACGTACGACGCCCACGCCACGTACGACGCACGCGACGACGCACGTGACGACGCCTGCGACGACGAGGTGTTCCGGCGCGGTGCGCTGCTGATCGCCCGGCACGGGTGGTGCCAGGGGCAGGGCCTGCTGTACGTCGGAGCCCCGCACGCCCCGCAGGCGGCCAGTCTGGTCGGAGCCCTCGCCTGGGCCGCGACCGGCGACGCGGAGTCCTGCGGCCCGCGGGTACGCGCGGCCCTGGCCACCGTGCGCCGGCGGCTGGACCCCGCGGGCAGCGCCCTGTTCAGCGACTGGGAGCTGCTGTGCGCCTGGAACGACGCCCCGGCCCGCACCCGCGACGAGACCGTCGCCCTGCTGCTGGGGTCCGCCCGGTCATGA
- a CDS encoding MMPL family transporter, giving the protein MNKIAQLAVARPKAVIAAWLLLLALAVPFALQLEGALKTGGFSDPRGESVKAQRTLERAFDEAPNSLLVVLHSKDGSVEDAVAPAREAVRRDGVSAVTDRATHPEWLSKDGRTTFIQVGFTSDNTTVQNLVPDLQDDVRDAVGENVQVDVTGAPALDYALNVHSKEDVTRAEMIAFPVLFVVLLLVFRSVAAMVVPLLMAGVTLMFTQSIGYGMTQFTDVNSLFTNIVSMVGLAVAVDYSLFIVKRFREELAEGRAVDDALDRTMRTVGHSVLFSGLAVVVALSALFIPRAMSFTSIALGGVAVSLVAVAIAVTLLPAVLSLLGDRINWGTLRSRKKAGEQAGKGDAGKSAATDGRTGGSADGRADGRTDGRTGGRFSGRPGLVLAGLVVVFAALAAPAAQLTLRVPVASADILPSDDSARIGMERIKQDIGVREMFPVQVVLSADRDQADALLRSATDVASYAKTAPGADKVQAVTSLGLPAASLSEALADPSGLGADERAALGQLWTLDGDRLVTRVVVTPGADPDSSAAHHLVDDLRDHLGDHADSAVTVRLAGATATGSDFDDLVLRSVPLVVASVALLSFLILLFAFRSVLLPLLALAFNIAVVGASLGFLALVSGNDDHSINSVTPLMLFAVMFGLSMDYMVIMISRMRESYLGGLSHRESVLGGLARTAGLVNGAAAIMVAVFASFTSAQISIVRELGISLAVAVVLDALVIRRLVMPATLLLVGDRVWGRHRRTAPRALAPEQAVGPEQAAAPRPAAATDGEEADADEHLPVAEPTLR; this is encoded by the coding sequence GTGAATAAAATCGCCCAACTCGCCGTCGCACGGCCCAAAGCCGTGATCGCCGCCTGGCTGCTGCTGCTCGCCCTGGCCGTCCCCTTCGCGCTCCAGCTGGAGGGTGCGCTGAAGACGGGCGGCTTCTCCGACCCCCGGGGCGAGTCCGTCAAGGCCCAGCGCACCCTGGAGCGCGCGTTCGACGAGGCCCCCAACTCACTGCTCGTCGTCCTGCACAGCAAGGACGGCTCCGTCGAGGACGCCGTCGCGCCGGCCCGCGAGGCCGTGCGGCGCGACGGGGTGTCCGCCGTCACCGACCGCGCCACCCACCCGGAGTGGCTGTCGAAGGACGGCCGCACGACCTTCATCCAGGTGGGCTTCACCAGCGACAACACCACCGTCCAGAACCTCGTACCGGATCTGCAGGACGACGTGCGGGACGCCGTCGGTGAGAACGTCCAGGTCGACGTCACCGGCGCTCCCGCCCTGGACTACGCGCTGAACGTGCACTCCAAGGAGGACGTCACCCGCGCCGAGATGATCGCCTTCCCGGTCCTCTTCGTCGTCCTGCTGCTGGTCTTCCGGTCCGTGGCCGCGATGGTCGTCCCGCTGCTCATGGCGGGCGTGACCCTGATGTTCACGCAGTCCATCGGTTACGGGATGACGCAGTTCACGGACGTCAACAGCCTGTTCACGAACATCGTGTCCATGGTCGGGCTGGCCGTCGCCGTCGACTACTCGCTCTTCATCGTCAAGCGCTTCCGGGAGGAACTCGCGGAGGGGCGCGCCGTGGACGACGCCCTGGACCGCACCATGCGTACCGTCGGCCACTCCGTGCTCTTCAGCGGCCTCGCCGTCGTGGTCGCCCTCTCGGCGCTCTTCATCCCCCGCGCCATGTCCTTCACCAGCATCGCCCTGGGCGGCGTGGCCGTCTCCCTGGTCGCCGTGGCCATCGCCGTCACCCTGCTCCCCGCCGTACTGAGCCTGCTGGGCGACCGCATCAACTGGGGCACCCTCCGAAGCCGTAAGAAGGCCGGCGAGCAGGCGGGTAAGGGCGACGCCGGGAAGTCCGCCGCGACCGACGGCCGTACTGGTGGCAGTGCCGACGGACGTGCCGACGGACGTACCGATGGCCGTACCGGCGGTCGTTTCTCCGGGCGGCCCGGGCTCGTCCTGGCCGGCCTCGTCGTCGTGTTCGCCGCGCTCGCCGCCCCCGCCGCCCAGTTGACCCTGCGCGTCCCCGTCGCCAGCGCGGACATCCTGCCCTCCGACGACAGCGCCCGCATCGGCATGGAGCGCATCAAGCAGGACATCGGCGTACGCGAGATGTTCCCCGTCCAGGTCGTGCTCAGCGCCGACCGCGACCAGGCCGACGCCCTGCTCAGGAGCGCCACGGACGTCGCCTCCTACGCGAAAACCGCGCCCGGCGCCGACAAGGTCCAGGCCGTCACGTCCCTCGGCCTGCCCGCCGCGTCGCTCTCCGAGGCCCTGGCCGACCCGTCGGGCCTGGGCGCGGACGAGCGTGCCGCACTCGGCCAGTTGTGGACGCTCGACGGGGACCGCCTGGTCACCCGGGTCGTCGTCACCCCCGGCGCCGACCCCGACAGCTCCGCCGCGCACCACCTGGTCGACGATCTGCGCGACCACCTGGGGGACCATGCCGACTCCGCCGTCACCGTCCGCCTGGCCGGAGCCACCGCCACCGGTTCCGACTTCGACGACCTGGTCCTGCGCTCGGTGCCCCTGGTGGTCGCCTCCGTCGCCCTGCTCAGCTTCCTGATCCTGCTGTTCGCGTTCCGCTCCGTCCTGCTGCCGCTGCTCGCCCTGGCCTTCAACATCGCCGTGGTCGGTGCCAGCCTCGGCTTCCTCGCCCTGGTCAGCGGGAACGACGACCACTCGATCAACAGCGTCACCCCGCTGATGCTGTTCGCGGTGATGTTCGGGCTGAGCATGGACTACATGGTGATCATGATCTCCCGGATGCGGGAGAGCTACCTGGGCGGCCTCTCGCACCGCGAGTCGGTCCTGGGCGGCCTGGCCCGTACCGCCGGTCTCGTCAACGGCGCCGCGGCGATCATGGTGGCGGTCTTCGCCTCGTTCACCAGCGCCCAGATCAGCATCGTCCGTGAGCTGGGCATCAGCCTCGCCGTCGCCGTCGTCCTGGACGCGCTCGTCATCCGGCGCCTGGTCATGCCGGCCACGCTCCTGCTGGTCGGCGACCGCGTCTGGGGCCGCCACCGCCGCACCGCCCCGCGGGCCCTCGCTCCGGAGCAGGCCGTCGGCCCGGAGCAGGCCGCGGCCCCGCGACCGGCCGCCGCCACGGACGGCGAGGAGGCCGACGCGGACGAACACCTCCCGGTGGCCGAACCCACCCTGCGCTGA
- a CDS encoding GntR family transcriptional regulator, which produces MRGTGSGGGNVAVTRSTLRQQIADALRDEVLAGRLQPGKEFTVKEIAEQYGVSATPVREALVDLSAQGLLDADQHRGFRVHEYSLDDYRGMIEARSLVTESIFHGLLDASATTTRGALAALATHSDDPRTAAALAGVRRRGEEAQRAAAAGDLNVLIGYDLRFWRELSSLFGNPYLADFLHRLRVQSWVCAVQHLRRIEDLRGHLWADHTDLVDALTRRDAPAAHEVVAAYNTHSLALIELLAQD; this is translated from the coding sequence ATGCGCGGCACCGGCAGTGGCGGCGGCAATGTGGCCGTCACCCGCAGCACCCTGCGGCAGCAGATCGCCGACGCGCTGCGCGACGAGGTGCTCGCCGGGCGCCTCCAGCCGGGCAAGGAGTTCACGGTCAAGGAGATCGCCGAGCAGTACGGCGTCTCCGCGACCCCCGTCCGCGAGGCCCTGGTCGACCTGTCGGCCCAGGGCCTCCTGGACGCGGACCAGCACCGCGGGTTCCGCGTCCACGAGTACTCGCTGGACGACTACCGGGGCATGATCGAGGCCCGCAGCCTCGTCACGGAGAGCATCTTCCACGGGCTCCTGGACGCGTCGGCCACCACCACCCGGGGCGCCCTCGCCGCGCTCGCCACCCACTCCGACGATCCGCGCACCGCCGCCGCGCTCGCCGGGGTGCGCCGGCGCGGCGAGGAGGCGCAGCGGGCCGCCGCCGCGGGCGACCTGAACGTCCTCATCGGCTACGACCTGCGCTTCTGGCGCGAGCTGAGCAGCCTGTTCGGCAACCCGTACCTCGCCGACTTCCTGCACCGGCTGCGGGTCCAGTCCTGGGTGTGCGCGGTCCAGCACCTGCGCCGGATCGAGGATCTGCGCGGCCATCTGTGGGCCGATCACACCGACCTCGTGGACGCCCTGACACGGCGGGACGCCCCGGCGGCGCACGAGGTCGTCGCGGCGTACAACACCCACTCGCTGGCGCTCATCGAACTGCTGGCGCAGGACTGA
- a CDS encoding beta-ketoacyl-ACP synthase III encodes MSTPSVPRPPAGPAYARVVGVGGYRPSRVVSNAEIARRIDSSDEWIRERSGIAERRWAAEQESVALMGAAAAEKALAHAGVTADRIGCVLVATSTHFRQLPAVAADIAHRVGTTKAAAFDLSAACAGFTHALAIAHDLVRGGSADHVLVVATERMSDLIDHDDRATAFLFGDGAGAVVVGPCDTPAMGPVVWGADGAQGGAIDQSASWLELRDGTPERFPALTMQGQTVFRWAVYEMARVARQALEEAELNAADLDAFIPHQANLRIVESLATTLRLPAHVAVARDIVHTGNTSAASIPLAIEHMLASGAVRSGGLALTIGFGAGLSYAAQVITLP; translated from the coding sequence GTGTCCACACCTTCCGTGCCGAGGCCTCCCGCGGGCCCCGCGTACGCCCGTGTCGTCGGCGTGGGCGGCTACCGGCCCTCCCGCGTGGTGTCCAACGCGGAGATCGCCCGCCGCATCGACTCCAGCGACGAGTGGATCCGCGAACGCTCGGGTATCGCCGAACGGCGCTGGGCGGCCGAGCAGGAGAGCGTGGCCCTCATGGGGGCCGCCGCCGCGGAGAAGGCGCTCGCGCACGCCGGAGTCACCGCCGACCGGATCGGCTGTGTCCTGGTGGCCACCTCCACCCACTTCCGCCAACTGCCCGCCGTCGCCGCCGACATCGCCCACCGGGTCGGCACCACGAAGGCCGCGGCCTTCGATCTCTCCGCGGCCTGCGCGGGCTTCACCCACGCCCTGGCGATCGCCCACGACCTGGTACGCGGCGGCAGCGCCGACCACGTCCTGGTGGTGGCGACCGAGCGGATGTCCGACCTGATCGACCACGACGACCGAGCCACCGCCTTCCTCTTCGGCGACGGCGCCGGAGCCGTCGTCGTCGGGCCCTGCGACACCCCGGCCATGGGTCCCGTGGTCTGGGGCGCTGACGGGGCGCAGGGCGGGGCCATCGACCAGAGCGCCTCCTGGCTCGAACTGCGTGACGGTACGCCGGAGCGCTTCCCGGCGCTGACCATGCAGGGCCAGACAGTGTTCCGCTGGGCGGTCTACGAGATGGCGCGGGTCGCCCGACAGGCCCTGGAGGAAGCGGAGTTGAACGCCGCCGACCTCGACGCGTTCATCCCGCACCAGGCGAACCTGCGCATCGTGGAGAGCCTCGCCACGACACTGCGGCTGCCCGCGCACGTGGCCGTCGCCCGCGACATCGTCCACACCGGGAACACCTCGGCGGCCTCCATCCCGCTGGCGATCGAGCACATGCTGGCCTCCGGGGCCGTCCGCAGCGGCGGCCTGGCCCTGACCATCGGCTTCGGCGCCGGACTCTCGTACGCCGCCCAGGTGATCACCCTGCCCTGA